One part of the Sneathia vaginalis genome encodes these proteins:
- a CDS encoding DUF2207 domain-containing protein, with translation MKKIISIFVLFLTLICYGEKIEKYDVIVSVNKDKSINIKENILYNPEGKLTHGLIRYIVKDNVGNIFSLNSKVGIKDFESNLPVMLERGTKLNSYRLGDKDVYLPEDKPTLITNSYNIYNIIRTDDKTSQIFLNVIGQYWDMDIEKANITLNVDNNAIKDLYVFTGPLRSQTNNYTIDKNTIRTKYKLKPYEGLTFKLNLDKKIYSYTMKDRIFNIINAYTSLTYNLAISFVLLILFIIVGILKKKFKDNRPIEPVYKIDEKISPSLAYMVYKKNISIKPVLYNLLTVVFYSFLTKKMIIATDRYEDVEYILKKGEKVKEKEKYKLKWEDENEKKYSFVEPEVLEKILPILPPEEKKAALNLFRSKDDLLKNKEVLMKTNLELNGYVTGIYKTNVGSFVYLPMVLTIVIAIITFVINISLLEFNVSTLLPIALLLLNIFTCSSLMIFTKEGKDILRNIKGFLMYFNLTEKNIFKNFDSEKELIAYANKMLPYAIALNIRSKFISKIDDAIRTNNFDEDYIYSGIYYGYIYNFSSINNDIYINSMPKVENSNYSGGSFSSGSGGFSGGGFSGGGGSSW, from the coding sequence ATGAAGAAAATAATTAGTATTTTTGTGCTTTTTTTGACCTTAATTTGTTACGGTGAAAAAATAGAGAAATACGATGTGATAGTTAGTGTTAATAAGGATAAAAGTATTAATATAAAGGAAAATATACTATATAACCCTGAAGGTAAATTAACGCATGGTCTAATAAGATATATAGTAAAAGACAATGTAGGTAATATTTTTAGCCTAAATAGTAAGGTTGGTATAAAGGATTTTGAATCTAATTTACCTGTAATGTTAGAAAGAGGAACAAAGTTAAATTCATATAGATTAGGGGATAAAGATGTATATCTTCCAGAAGATAAGCCTACATTAATAACTAATAGCTATAATATATACAATATCATAAGAACAGATGATAAGACTTCTCAAATATTCCTTAATGTCATAGGACAGTACTGGGATATGGATATAGAAAAAGCTAATATAACATTGAATGTTGATAATAATGCAATAAAGGATTTGTATGTATTTACAGGGCCTCTAAGAAGTCAGACTAATAACTATACAATAGATAAGAATACAATAAGGACAAAATATAAATTAAAACCATATGAAGGGCTTACATTTAAATTAAATTTAGATAAAAAAATATATAGCTATACAATGAAGGATAGAATATTTAATATAATAAATGCCTATACAAGCCTTACATATAATCTAGCTATTTCTTTTGTTCTTTTAATTTTATTCATAATAGTAGGTATATTAAAGAAAAAGTTTAAAGATAATAGACCTATAGAACCTGTGTATAAGATAGATGAAAAGATTAGTCCATCTTTAGCATATATGGTGTATAAGAAGAATATATCAATAAAACCTGTACTCTACAACCTATTAACAGTTGTTTTCTATAGTTTCTTAACTAAGAAGATGATAATAGCCACTGATAGATATGAAGATGTTGAATATATTTTAAAAAAAGGTGAGAAGGTAAAAGAAAAAGAAAAATATAAGCTAAAGTGGGAAGACGAAAATGAAAAGAAATATAGTTTTGTTGAACCAGAAGTATTAGAAAAAATCTTACCAATATTACCACCAGAAGAAAAGAAGGCAGCTTTAAATCTATTTAGATCAAAAGATGATTTACTTAAGAATAAAGAAGTATTAATGAAGACTAATCTTGAACTTAATGGATATGTTACGGGGATATATAAGACAAATGTAGGAAGTTTTGTATATTTACCTATGGTTTTAACCATAGTAATAGCAATAATTACCTTTGTAATTAATATATCTCTTTTAGAATTTAATGTTTCAACATTACTTCCTATAGCTCTTCTATTGTTAAATATCTTCACTTGTTCATCATTGATGATATTTACAAAAGAAGGTAAAGACATACTTAGAAATATTAAAGGATTTCTAATGTATTTTAATTTAACTGAAAAGAATATATTTAAGAATTTTGATAGTGAAAAAGAATTAATAGCCTATGCGAATAAGATGCTACCTTATGCGATAGCATTAAATATACGTTCTAAATTCATATCTAAGATAGATGATGCAATAAGAACTAATAACTTTGATGAAGACTATATCTATTCAGGTATATATTATGGATATATATATAACTTTAGTAGTATTAATAATGATATATATATTAATTCTATGCCAAAAGTAGAAAATTCAAACTATTCTGGTGGAAGTTTTTCAAGTGGTAGTGGAGGATTTTCAGGTGGTGGATTCTCTGGAGGTGGAGGATCTAGTTGGTAG
- the yihA gene encoding ribosome biogenesis GTP-binding protein YihA/YsxC: MNVTDAKYIKSATRKQDYPESKTVEFAFIGKSNVGKSSLINRLTNRKNLARTSKTPGRTQLVNFFLINNNIYFVDLPGYGFAKVPANVKKNWGNIIESYLSCDRKKIIFLLLDIRRIPSSEDIDMLKWLEHYNQEYYIIFTKNDKVSNNERFRQLKEIKKKLVFNNEDVFFHSSLSNKGTDELLTFIEERIKENEENN, from the coding sequence ATGAATGTAACTGATGCAAAGTATATAAAATCAGCAACAAGAAAACAAGATTATCCAGAAAGTAAGACGGTAGAATTTGCCTTTATAGGCAAATCAAACGTAGGGAAATCTTCTTTAATAAATAGATTAACTAATAGAAAAAATCTTGCAAGAACAAGTAAGACTCCTGGTAGAACACAACTTGTTAATTTTTTTTTGATAAACAATAATATATATTTTGTTGATTTACCAGGTTATGGATTTGCAAAAGTTCCAGCCAATGTCAAAAAAAATTGGGGGAATATTATAGAATCATATTTATCTTGTGATAGAAAGAAAATAATTTTTCTACTTTTGGATATTAGAAGAATACCATCTAGTGAAGACATAGATATGTTAAAGTGGTTAGAACACTATAATCAAGAATATTACATTATCTTTACAAAAAATGATAAAGTATCAAATAATGAAAGATTTAGACAATTAAAAGAAATAAAGAAGAAGTTAGTATTTAATAATGAAGATGTATTTTTCCACTCATCACTATCAAATAAGGGGACAGATGAGTTACTTACTTTCATTGAAGAAAGGATAAAGGAAAATGAAGAAAATAATTAG
- the coaE gene encoding dephospho-CoA kinase (Dephospho-CoA kinase (CoaE) performs the final step in coenzyme A biosynthesis.), translated as MVIGITGGICCGKTTVLSVLKKLNFKVFNVDDISHDLLNKDEVKEEIKEKISKDVFCDNNIDRKKLASLIFSDEKKRKALNKIMHKRIIACMIDIISKQKEGLTFIEVPLLYELNLEKYFDEIILIYVSRKEQIKRIMKRDCTTEIKAKDMLLSQIDIEEKKKLSKYVIENTHSIESLEKDIKEMVERIKNECN; from the coding sequence ATGGTTATAGGAATAACAGGTGGGATTTGTTGTGGTAAAACAACAGTTTTAAGTGTTTTAAAAAAGCTTAACTTTAAGGTTTTTAATGTTGATGATATATCGCATGACCTATTAAATAAGGATGAAGTTAAGGAAGAAATAAAAGAAAAAATATCTAAAGATGTTTTTTGTGATAATAATATAGATAGGAAAAAATTAGCTTCCCTTATCTTCTCTGATGAAAAGAAAAGGAAAGCTTTAAATAAGATTATGCATAAAAGAATAATAGCTTGCATGATTGATATCATATCTAAACAAAAAGAAGGTCTTACCTTTATAGAAGTTCCTTTGCTATATGAACTAAATTTAGAAAAGTATTTTGATGAAATAATTCTAATATACGTAAGTAGAAAAGAACAAATAAAAAGAATAATGAAAAGAGACTGTACAACAGAAATTAAAGCAAAAGATATGCTTTTATCGCAAATTGATATAGAGGAAAAGAAAAAATTATCTAAGTATGTGATAGAAAATACGCATAGTATAGAAAGTCTTGAAAAAGATATAAAAGAGATGGTAGAAAGGATAAAAAATGAATGTAACTGA